One region of Vallitalea okinawensis genomic DNA includes:
- a CDS encoding AraC family transcriptional regulator, producing the protein MNQYLLRSYLNNLSVDYITGDKLHVGDDWKDMNYIPDYNKFYLIESGEGWLKIGDEELFPKAYQLVYMPANVKQSYSYINANKYTKYWCHFTAKIGERNIFEVIQLPYILKVTQEQFSYLVTLFSRIYEWDVSHEVASSLKVKALLYELIAFFIDNSVIDQLNIQLTPSSSGISKILLYIEDHIADELTVASLAKQAHLHPNYFIKLFKSYMGASPMHYINKRRVDRAKDLLLSSNSSITQIAEQVGFKDSAYFSKVFKNHTQLTPRQYKQMKKLNDK; encoded by the coding sequence ATGAATCAATATTTACTTAGAAGCTACTTAAATAACCTATCAGTGGACTACATAACAGGAGATAAACTTCATGTTGGCGATGATTGGAAGGACATGAATTACATTCCTGATTATAATAAATTTTATCTCATAGAAAGTGGAGAAGGATGGTTGAAGATTGGTGATGAGGAGTTGTTTCCAAAAGCTTATCAATTAGTATACATGCCAGCTAATGTGAAACAGTCCTATTCCTACATTAATGCTAATAAGTATACCAAATACTGGTGTCACTTTACAGCTAAAATTGGTGAAAGAAACATCTTTGAAGTTATCCAATTACCTTATATCTTAAAGGTTACACAAGAACAATTTAGTTACTTAGTTACTTTATTCTCCAGGATTTATGAGTGGGATGTCAGCCATGAGGTTGCTTCCTCTTTAAAAGTGAAGGCCTTATTATATGAACTCATTGCTTTTTTTATTGATAATAGTGTTATAGATCAACTTAACATTCAACTGACACCTTCATCTAGTGGTATTAGTAAGATATTATTATATATCGAAGATCACATTGCAGATGAACTTACTGTTGCTTCTTTAGCAAAACAAGCTCATCTCCATCCCAACTATTTTATTAAGTTATTCAAATCTTACATGGGTGCATCACCGATGCATTATATTAATAAACGGCGGGTGGACAGGGCAAAAGATCTATTGTTATCATCTAATAGTAGCATTACGCAAATAGCTGAACAAGTAGGTTTCAAAGACAGTGCTTACTTTTCAAAAGTATTTAAAAACCATACTCAATTAACACCTAGACAGTACAAACAGATGAAAAAACTAAATGATAAGTAA